In Devosia beringensis, a single window of DNA contains:
- a CDS encoding tetratricopeptide repeat protein, giving the protein MTFRYSRARLLRNLLLAGVAVVALGGCAINRTSSPSPDYAGMSAGQSQATLGELTGRYKANPRDKGNIIHYAAALRAAGQSGQAVSVLELGIQTYPGDVDISVGYAKALTADGRFEQSLAVLDNVIRLDAPDWNALLVKGATLDQMGRNGEARQLYIQALTIAPGEASIEANMGLSYAMTNELGTAEQHLRRAVQMRGASSQIRQNLALIVGLQGRFDESRALYAAELPPDQVENNMTYVRALLTQQNRWDAIAKS; this is encoded by the coding sequence GCGAAACCTGCTGCTGGCAGGCGTGGCTGTTGTCGCGCTGGGTGGCTGTGCCATCAACCGCACCAGTTCCCCGTCCCCCGACTATGCGGGCATGTCCGCCGGCCAGAGCCAGGCCACGCTGGGTGAACTGACGGGTCGCTACAAGGCCAATCCGCGCGACAAGGGCAATATCATCCACTATGCGGCTGCCCTGCGGGCGGCGGGACAGTCCGGCCAGGCGGTATCGGTGCTTGAGCTGGGTATCCAGACCTATCCCGGCGACGTCGACATTTCAGTGGGCTACGCCAAGGCCCTGACGGCCGATGGCCGCTTCGAGCAATCGCTGGCGGTGCTGGACAATGTGATCCGGCTCGATGCGCCCGACTGGAATGCCTTGCTGGTCAAGGGGGCAACACTGGACCAGATGGGTCGCAATGGCGAAGCGCGCCAGCTCTACATCCAGGCGCTGACCATCGCCCCCGGCGAGGCCTCGATAGAGGCCAATATGGGGCTGAGCTATGCCATGACCAATGAGTTGGGCACGGCAGAACAGCATTTGCGCCGGGCCGTGCAGATGCGCGGCGCCAGCAGCCAGATCCGGCAGAACCTGGCGCTGATTGTCGGGCTGCAGGGTCGGTTCGATGAATCGCGCGCGCTCTATGCCGCCGAACTGCCACCCGATCAGGTCGAGAACAACATGACCTATGTCCGCGCCCTGCTCACCCAGCAGAACCGCTGGGACGCCATCGCCAAGAGCTGA
- a CDS encoding type II secretion system F family protein, with protein sequence MMIFDLLAQRDFMIAVLAAISMAAVVFTFGSSFIVKSEMKDRIKRVALEREKMRAEEMARLRGNGGAIVEGRGIRRSGETKTYMKSVVERLDLKKAFQDDATLDKLAMAGFRGQGHLTTFLFMRLSTPIAIFLVAAVYLLVLAPAERPLYLNLAYAVGAGLVGSFLPVVMLKNSTDKRQFSIRRAWPDCLDLMLLCVESGMSMEHAFKRVGREIGQQSPELAEELALTTAELAFLEDRGRAYENLGRRTGLDGVKSVMTALIQADRYGTSVGQALRVMAEEGREQRMMDAEKKAAALPPKLTVPLILFFLPVLFIVIISPAMIKVFGPGGVAGG encoded by the coding sequence ATGATGATCTTTGACCTTCTGGCCCAGCGCGACTTCATGATTGCCGTCCTCGCGGCCATCTCCATGGCAGCCGTGGTGTTCACCTTCGGCTCCAGCTTCATCGTCAAATCCGAGATGAAGGACCGCATCAAGCGCGTCGCCCTCGAGCGCGAGAAGATGCGCGCCGAAGAAATGGCCCGGTTGCGCGGCAATGGTGGCGCCATTGTCGAGGGGCGGGGCATCCGGCGGTCCGGTGAAACCAAGACCTATATGAAGAGCGTTGTCGAAAGGCTCGACCTCAAGAAGGCCTTCCAGGACGACGCCACCCTCGACAAGCTGGCCATGGCCGGCTTTCGCGGCCAGGGGCATCTGACCACATTCCTGTTCATGCGCCTGTCCACCCCTATTGCCATCTTCCTGGTGGCGGCCGTCTACCTGCTGGTCCTAGCCCCGGCCGAGCGCCCGCTCTACCTCAACCTGGCCTATGCGGTCGGTGCCGGCCTGGTGGGCTCCTTTTTGCCCGTCGTCATGCTCAAGAACAGCACGGACAAGCGGCAGTTCTCGATCCGCCGCGCCTGGCCCGATTGTCTCGATCTGATGCTGCTCTGCGTGGAATCAGGCATGTCCATGGAGCACGCCTTCAAGCGGGTCGGCCGCGAAATCGGCCAGCAGAGTCCTGAACTGGCCGAAGAACTGGCTTTGACCACGGCCGAACTGGCCTTTCTCGAGGATCGCGGCCGCGCCTATGAAAACCTCGGCCGCCGCACCGGGCTCGATGGCGTCAAATCGGTGATGACGGCGCTGATCCAGGCCGATCGCTATGGCACCTCGGTCGGCCAGGCACTGCGCGTCATGGCCGAAGAAGGTCGCGAGCAGCGCATGATGGACGCCGAGAAGAAGGCGGCAGCTTTGCCGCCCAAGCTCACCGTGCCGCTGATCCTGTTCTTCCTGCCCGTGCTGTTCATCGTCATCATCTCGCCCGCCATGATCAAGGTCTTTGGCCCGGGTGGCGTCGCCGGCGGCTAG
- a CDS encoding type II secretion system F family protein — protein MLGPIGIALLAMIVVAALGFALAPAALGGGRAQQRLKTFKGDVRVNRLEENAARNRDQRRKELQQTLKSQTAALNQKKRVTLKQLLFQAGMTIKPAAFVRNSVIFGTLVFLLLIVVQVPLYFAPIFAVAAGYLLPRMYVSRKRRKYQDRFLDELPNAVEAIVRGVKTGLPLNDSMRVVAKDAKEPVKSEFARVLDQQAVGMGMTDAVAVLLDRVPLPEVNFFVVVITVQQQAGGNLSEALSNLAKVLRNRKKMKQKIKAMSSEAKASAGIIGSLPFVVGILVSLTSPTYLAPLFMTPLGNVWLGIGIAMLCAGIFVMSKMVKFDY, from the coding sequence ATGCTCGGCCCCATCGGCATTGCATTGCTGGCCATGATCGTCGTCGCGGCGCTAGGCTTTGCCTTGGCGCCGGCGGCGCTGGGCGGTGGTCGGGCACAGCAGCGCCTCAAAACCTTCAAGGGCGACGTCCGGGTCAACCGGCTGGAAGAGAATGCCGCACGCAACCGCGACCAGCGCCGCAAGGAACTGCAGCAGACCCTCAAGAGTCAGACCGCTGCCCTCAACCAGAAGAAGCGCGTCACGCTCAAGCAGTTGCTGTTCCAGGCCGGCATGACCATCAAGCCGGCCGCTTTCGTCCGCAACAGCGTCATTTTCGGGACCCTTGTCTTCCTGCTGCTGATCGTCGTGCAGGTGCCGCTCTACTTCGCGCCGATCTTTGCCGTCGCCGCCGGCTATCTGCTGCCGCGCATGTATGTCAGCCGCAAGCGCCGCAAATATCAGGACAGGTTCCTCGACGAACTGCCCAATGCCGTCGAGGCCATCGTCCGCGGCGTCAAGACCGGTCTGCCGCTCAACGATTCCATGCGCGTGGTGGCCAAGGATGCCAAGGAGCCGGTCAAATCCGAATTTGCCCGGGTACTCGACCAGCAGGCCGTCGGCATGGGCATGACCGATGCGGTCGCCGTGCTGCTCGACCGCGTGCCACTACCCGAGGTCAACTTCTTCGTCGTCGTCATCACGGTGCAGCAGCAGGCCGGCGGCAACCTCAGCGAAGCGCTGAGCAACCTGGCCAAGGTGCTGCGCAACCGCAAGAAGATGAAGCAGAAGATCAAGGCGATGAGCTCGGAGGCCAAGGCCTCGGCTGGCATCATCGGTTCGCTGCCCTTTGTCGTGGGCATTCTGGTGAGCCTGACCTCGCCGACCTATCTGGCGCCGCTGTTTATGACGCCCTTGGGCAATGTCTGGCTGGGCATTGGCATAGCCATGCTCTGCGCCGGTATTTTCGTGATGAGCAAGATGGTCAAGTTCGACTATTGA
- a CDS encoding CpaF family protein — MFGKRTSFGGNTPGVGEIARPVQSPPPRAEPAPMARRGSDTDGMAARIRSNEEVVDVRAPADAARDKEYFHTKSAIFNALIDSIDLSQLATMEQVAAREEIRDIVAEIIALKSIIMSISEQEDLLEDICNDVLGYGPLEPLLARDDIADIMVNGSQRCYIEVNGKVRLTNVRFRDDAHLMNVCQRIVSQVGRRVDESSPICDARLPDGSRVNVIAPPLAIDGAALTIRKFKKDKLTLQQLVKYNSISPEGAEVLRILGKVRANVLISGGTGSGKTTLLNCLTAFIEKDERVITCEDSAELQLQQPHVVRLETRPPNLEGEGEITMRDLIKNCLRMRPERIIVGEVRGPESFDLLQAMNTGHDGSMGTLHANSPREALARLESMITMGGYSLPSRTIREMITSSIDVVVQAARLRDGSRRITHITEVLGMEGDVIVTQDIFLYDIMGEDANGMLVGRHRSTGITKPQFAERARYFNEEANLVEALEKSNVEQHELMGS; from the coding sequence ATGTTTGGCAAGCGCACCAGTTTTGGCGGCAACACCCCTGGCGTCGGCGAAATCGCGCGCCCGGTGCAGAGCCCGCCGCCCCGCGCCGAGCCGGCGCCGATGGCGCGCCGCGGCAGCGATACCGATGGCATGGCCGCCCGCATTCGCAGCAATGAAGAGGTCGTCGATGTCCGCGCGCCCGCCGATGCCGCACGCGACAAGGAGTATTTCCACACCAAGTCGGCCATTTTCAACGCCCTGATCGATTCCATCGATCTCAGCCAGCTCGCCACCATGGAACAGGTGGCGGCGCGCGAGGAAATCCGCGACATCGTCGCCGAAATCATCGCGCTCAAATCCATCATCATGTCGATTTCCGAGCAGGAAGACCTGCTTGAAGACATCTGCAACGACGTGCTGGGCTATGGCCCGCTCGAGCCGCTGCTGGCCCGCGACGACATCGCCGACATCATGGTCAATGGCAGCCAGCGTTGCTACATCGAGGTCAACGGCAAGGTGCGGCTGACCAATGTCCGCTTCCGCGATGATGCGCATCTGATGAATGTCTGCCAGCGCATCGTCAGCCAGGTGGGCCGGCGCGTCGATGAAAGCTCGCCCATCTGCGATGCGCGCCTGCCCGACGGCAGCCGCGTCAACGTCATCGCCCCGCCGCTCGCCATCGATGGCGCCGCGCTCACCATCCGCAAGTTCAAGAAGGACAAGCTGACCCTCCAGCAGCTGGTCAAGTACAACTCGATCTCTCCCGAAGGCGCCGAAGTGCTGCGCATCCTGGGCAAGGTACGCGCCAATGTGCTGATTTCGGGCGGTACCGGCTCGGGCAAGACCACGCTGCTCAACTGCTTGACCGCCTTCATCGAGAAGGACGAGCGCGTCATCACCTGCGAGGACTCGGCAGAGCTTCAGCTCCAGCAGCCCCACGTGGTGCGGCTCGAAACTCGCCCGCCCAATCTTGAGGGCGAGGGCGAGATCACCATGCGCGATCTGATCAAGAACTGCCTGCGCATGCGGCCCGAACGCATCATCGTCGGCGAAGTGCGTGGCCCCGAGAGCTTCGACCTGCTTCAGGCCATGAATACCGGCCATGACGGCTCCATGGGTACGCTGCATGCCAACAGCCCGCGCGAAGCCCTGGCCCGTCTGGAATCCATGATCACCATGGGCGGCTATAGCCTGCCCAGCCGGACCATCCGCGAGATGATCACCTCATCGATCGACGTGGTGGTCCAGGCCGCCCGCCTGCGCGACGGTTCGCGCCGCATCACCCACATCACCGAAGTGCTCGGCATGGAAGGCGACGTGATCGTGACGCAGGATATTTTCCTCTACGATATCATGGGCGAAGACGCCAATGGCATGCTGGTGGGCCGGCATCGCTCCACCGGCATCACCAAGCCGCAATTTGCCGAGCGCGCCCGCTACTTCAACGAGGAAGCCAACCTGGTCGAAGCGCTCGAGAAGTCCAATGTCGAACAGCACGAACTGATGGGCTCCTGA
- a CDS encoding AAA family ATPase: MSFLTPDTRKTDEPAADIAAGARLIPRITIQAFCEHSQTAQLVESAIHDRRMSKVALTTHNGGIDGAIETYKSNPTPNLIIVESTLSPELIPAALERLAEVCDSSTRVVLLGHVNDVLLYRELVRSGISEYIVLPATASQIVSAITELFASENAAPIGRTIGFVSAKGGAGGSTVAHNVTWAIATALRQDCLILDMDLPFGTAGLNFNQDPPHGLADAVTANQKVDQTMLDRLMSKAASHINLLTAPVTLDHTFDFEERQFEQILDMCQNTMPVVILDIPHAWNAWIRHTLATIDEVVIVAEPDLANLRNAKNLADTIKALRPTEAPPSLVLNKVGLPRRPEINSGEFAASVECELIGQLAFDAALFGTAANNGQMIAEVAANNKINDVYRAIGMHVTGRQAAHVGGKSSSLIKLPSFLKKRA, from the coding sequence ATGAGTTTTCTCACCCCCGATACCAGGAAGACCGACGAACCGGCGGCCGATATCGCTGCCGGCGCGCGGCTGATTCCCCGCATCACCATCCAGGCCTTTTGCGAACACTCCCAGACCGCCCAGCTGGTCGAGAGCGCCATCCATGATCGCCGCATGTCCAAGGTGGCGCTGACCACCCACAATGGCGGCATCGACGGGGCGATCGAGACCTACAAGTCCAACCCGACCCCCAACCTCATCATCGTCGAGAGCACGCTTTCGCCCGAGCTCATCCCAGCGGCGCTCGAAAGGCTTGCCGAGGTGTGCGATTCTTCGACCCGGGTGGTCCTGCTCGGCCACGTCAATGACGTGTTGCTCTATCGCGAACTGGTGCGTTCCGGCATCTCGGAATATATCGTGCTGCCGGCCACGGCCAGCCAGATCGTCTCGGCGATCACCGAGCTGTTCGCTTCCGAAAATGCCGCCCCGATCGGTCGCACCATCGGCTTTGTCTCGGCCAAGGGCGGCGCCGGCGGCTCCACCGTGGCGCACAATGTCACCTGGGCCATTGCCACGGCTTTGCGCCAGGACTGTCTGATCCTCGACATGGATCTGCCCTTCGGCACCGCCGGTCTCAACTTCAACCAGGATCCGCCGCACGGCCTGGCCGATGCCGTCACCGCCAACCAGAAGGTCGACCAGACCATGCTGGACCGCCTGATGAGCAAGGCTGCCAGCCACATCAACCTGCTGACCGCACCGGTGACGCTCGACCACACCTTCGATTTCGAGGAGCGCCAGTTCGAGCAGATCCTCGACATGTGCCAGAACACCATGCCCGTGGTGATCCTGGATATTCCGCACGCCTGGAATGCCTGGATCCGCCACACGCTGGCAACCATCGATGAAGTGGTGATCGTGGCTGAGCCGGACCTCGCCAATCTGCGCAATGCCAAAAACCTCGCCGATACCATCAAGGCCTTGCGGCCCACCGAGGCCCCCCCATCGCTGGTGCTCAACAAGGTCGGCCTGCCGCGCCGCCCCGAGATCAATTCCGGCGAATTTGCCGCCTCGGTCGAATGCGAGCTGATCGGTCAGCTGGCTTTTGATGCGGCCCTGTTCGGCACCGCCGCCAATAATGGCCAGATGATCGCAGAGGTCGCCGCCAACAACAAGATCAACGACGTCTATCGTGCCATCGGCATGCATGTGACGGGTCGTCAGGCTGCCCATGTCGGGGGCAAGTCATCGAGCCTGATCAAGCTACCCTCGTTCCTCAAGAAGCGGGCCTGA
- a CDS encoding type II and III secretion system protein family protein has product MTNFLHHLGRRAVHQLIAPAVFAVLAVAGFGAAPAAASETHVTISAAAYGATRQLEVQINKTVLVDLPAGAAEVIVSQPNVAAAIMRSRTRAIVQGMTGGDTNIFFLDDMGRTIAVLDVNVIEQPSQVGNALQIALARIIPGSNIRVESVTLGSDTNRVVLTGNVLSGEDRARATEVAVQFAGGVENVANILDVSGAQQVMLQVTVSEVKRTIAKQLGINLGAAFNVGTTNLLQFANGLLTDAFPLDGVDASFSSGGNSVSAAIRALEGRGALRVLAQPTLTAISGEAATFLAGGEMPYYTFAEEDNGTRTRTVLFKPYGVELGFTPVVKSNGTISLKVETSVSEPQANGSITKREANTSVELPSGTTLSIGGLLEEKSSQQIEQFPWLGDIPILGVLFRSRDFQTEQTELVILVTPYLVAPSPANAIPVPTDASSVATDAESIFLGRLENMYGVGQTGEMRGSISGSVGFVLD; this is encoded by the coding sequence ATGACGAACTTTTTGCACCACCTCGGCCGCCGCGCCGTCCACCAGCTCATCGCCCCCGCTGTGTTCGCCGTGCTGGCCGTCGCCGGTTTCGGCGCTGCTCCCGCTGCTGCCAGTGAAACCCATGTGACCATTTCGGCCGCCGCCTATGGCGCTACCCGCCAGCTTGAGGTGCAGATCAACAAGACCGTACTGGTCGATCTGCCGGCCGGCGCGGCCGAGGTCATCGTGTCCCAACCCAATGTGGCCGCAGCCATCATGCGCAGCCGGACCCGCGCGATCGTGCAGGGCATGACGGGCGGTGATACCAATATCTTCTTTCTCGATGACATGGGCCGCACCATTGCCGTGCTGGACGTGAACGTCATTGAGCAACCGTCTCAGGTTGGCAACGCCCTGCAGATTGCGCTGGCCCGCATCATTCCGGGGTCCAATATACGCGTCGAATCGGTCACGCTGGGCAGTGACACCAACCGCGTTGTCCTGACCGGCAATGTGCTTTCCGGTGAAGACCGTGCCCGCGCCACCGAAGTTGCCGTGCAGTTTGCCGGTGGCGTTGAGAACGTGGCCAATATTCTCGACGTTTCCGGCGCCCAGCAGGTCATGCTTCAGGTCACCGTGTCCGAAGTGAAACGGACCATCGCCAAGCAGCTTGGTATCAATCTGGGGGCGGCTTTCAATGTGGGAACCACCAACTTGTTGCAGTTCGCCAACGGCCTGCTGACCGATGCCTTCCCGCTCGATGGCGTCGATGCAAGCTTCAGCAGCGGCGGCAATTCGGTTAGTGCCGCCATTCGCGCCCTTGAAGGCCGCGGCGCTCTGCGGGTGCTGGCCCAGCCAACCCTTACCGCCATTTCAGGCGAGGCTGCCACATTCCTCGCCGGTGGCGAAATGCCCTATTACACCTTTGCCGAAGAGGACAACGGCACCCGCACCCGCACGGTCCTGTTCAAGCCCTATGGCGTCGAGCTGGGGTTCACCCCGGTGGTCAAATCCAACGGCACCATCAGCCTGAAGGTGGAGACCTCGGTCTCCGAACCGCAGGCAAATGGCTCGATCACCAAGCGCGAAGCCAATACCTCTGTGGAACTGCCCAGCGGCACGACACTGTCGATCGGCGGACTGCTGGAAGAAAAGTCCAGCCAGCAGATCGAGCAGTTCCCCTGGCTTGGCGACATTCCGATCCTCGGTGTCCTGTTCCGGTCCCGCGATTTCCAGACCGAGCAGACTGAACTGGTCATCCTGGTCACCCCCTATCTGGTGGCGCCCAGCCCGGCCAATGCCATCCCGGTGCCGACTGATGCCTCAAGCGTAGCCACCGATGCGGAGTCGATCTTTCTCGGCCGGCTGGAGAACATGTATGGCGTTGGCCAGACCGGCGAGATGCGTGGCAGCATATCGGGTTCGGTCGGCTTCGTGCTCGACTAG
- the cpaB gene encoding Flp pilus assembly protein CpaB, which yields MKPARIILLLVALVAGGLAAFLVTRGGGPAPTPQSVTEIVPEAKTQILVASAPIGMGERLKVETLEWQEWPQGALRADYVTIDAMPDAPAELTGAVARFEFFAGEPIRQAKLVTTDQGYLSAVLQPGMRGVSVGVSAVSSAGGFIVPNDHVDVVLTTQSAAGERSDVILANVRILAIGKRLGELGASGGQTDEQLAAGGAPQAVTFDDTTIATLELDPSQAETLINATTQGQLSLTLRSVADFAEDASTQRPGNNQAIRVFRFGKEQSVLAGSTGQAPMLEPTSMSMPSSPTGGAVPSSEVGGAPAGPMVQ from the coding sequence ATGAAGCCGGCGCGTATCATCCTGTTGCTTGTAGCCCTGGTTGCCGGTGGCCTGGCTGCTTTTCTGGTGACCCGAGGCGGCGGCCCGGCCCCCACACCCCAATCCGTTACCGAAATCGTCCCTGAGGCCAAGACGCAGATCCTGGTCGCCAGTGCTCCTATCGGCATGGGCGAGCGGCTCAAAGTGGAGACGCTGGAATGGCAGGAATGGCCGCAAGGCGCCCTGCGGGCCGACTATGTGACCATCGACGCCATGCCCGATGCGCCAGCCGAGCTGACCGGCGCCGTGGCGCGCTTTGAGTTTTTCGCCGGCGAGCCTATTCGCCAGGCCAAGTTGGTCACCACCGACCAAGGTTATCTTTCGGCTGTGCTCCAGCCCGGCATGCGCGGCGTCTCGGTCGGCGTCAGCGCCGTATCCAGCGCCGGCGGCTTCATCGTGCCCAATGACCATGTCGATGTTGTCCTGACCACCCAGAGCGCGGCGGGCGAGCGCTCGGACGTCATTCTGGCCAATGTGCGCATCCTGGCCATCGGCAAGCGCCTCGGCGAGCTTGGCGCCAGCGGTGGACAGACCGACGAACAGCTTGCCGCCGGCGGCGCGCCGCAGGCCGTGACGTTTGACGATACGACCATTGCCACGCTCGAGCTTGACCCCAGCCAGGCCGAAACGCTGATCAACGCCACCACCCAGGGACAGCTGTCGCTGACCCTGCGCTCGGTGGCCGATTTTGCCGAGGATGCCAGCACGCAGCGGCCGGGCAACAACCAGGCCATTCGCGTCTTCCGCTTCGGCAAGGAGCAGAGCGTGCTGGCTGGCAGCACCGGTCAGGCGCCAATGCTTGAGCCGACCAGCATGAGCATGCCGAGCAGCCCGACCGGCGGGGCGGTGCCGTCCAGCGAAGTCGGCGGGGCACCGGCCGGGCCGATGGTGCAGTAG
- a CDS encoding A24 family peptidase: MSTFALLPTIGLLLFPAGMALAAASDLLTMTISNKLVLLLVAAFFGIAIAIQLPLDVLAMHMACGFVVLVAGFSFFAMGWIGGGDAKLAAATALWLGFGLATPFLAYAALLGGALTLVILGLRNLPLMPVLARYGWLERLHNPKSGVPYGIALAIAGLLTYSNSTIFERLAA, translated from the coding sequence ATGTCGACGTTCGCATTGCTGCCGACTATCGGATTGCTGCTGTTTCCGGCCGGCATGGCTCTGGCGGCGGCTTCCGACCTACTGACCATGACCATCTCCAACAAGCTGGTGCTGCTGCTGGTCGCTGCTTTCTTCGGCATTGCCATCGCAATACAGCTGCCCCTCGATGTCCTGGCTATGCATATGGCTTGCGGCTTTGTGGTGCTGGTAGCCGGCTTCAGCTTTTTTGCCATGGGCTGGATCGGCGGCGGTGACGCCAAACTGGCCGCGGCCACCGCGCTGTGGCTGGGGTTTGGCCTGGCCACGCCTTTTCTGGCCTATGCAGCCCTGCTCGGCGGCGCACTGACCCTGGTCATTCTGGGGCTTCGCAATCTGCCGCTGATGCCGGTATTGGCGCGCTACGGCTGGCTGGAACGTCTGCACAACCCCAAGTCCGGCGTGCCCTATGGCATCGCCCTGGCCATTGCCGGCCTGCTGACCTATTCCAATTCCACTATATTCGAGCGCCTGGCCGCCTGA
- a CDS encoding Flp family type IVb pilin: MNLFARFAQDESGATAIEYGLIAALISVGIIVAASALGNSLGDLFTGISGKLDTSTNSI; this comes from the coding sequence ATGAACCTCTTCGCACGCTTCGCGCAGGACGAGTCCGGCGCGACCGCAATTGAATACGGCCTGATCGCCGCTCTGATCTCTGTCGGCATCATTGTTGCCGCTTCCGCTCTCGGCAACAGCCTTGGTGACCTGTTCACCGGCATTTCCGGCAAGCTGGATACCTCGACGAACTCGATCTAA
- a CDS encoding pilus assembly protein N-terminal domain-containing protein codes for MRTHQAVFALCLSLASGLGMAPVAAQDGAPINVNVNMARVLRINASAATVIVGNPGIADVTIQDPKTLILTGKSFGQTNLIVLDNAGNPIADTIIEVVQMQAGVTTVYQGQARTSIACAPVCQNIIMMGDDPAFSGQAVASSSIMSSMGN; via the coding sequence ATGCGTACCCACCAAGCCGTCTTTGCCCTTTGCCTGTCTCTCGCCAGCGGTCTTGGCATGGCTCCGGTCGCCGCCCAGGATGGCGCGCCGATCAATGTCAATGTGAACATGGCTCGGGTCCTTCGCATCAATGCCTCGGCCGCGACCGTTATCGTGGGTAATCCGGGCATTGCCGATGTCACGATCCAGGACCCGAAAACGCTGATCCTGACGGGCAAGAGTTTCGGCCAGACCAATCTGATCGTGCTGGACAATGCCGGCAATCCGATTGCCGACACCATCATCGAAGTGGTGCAGATGCAGGCCGGCGTCACAACTGTCTATCAGGGGCAGGCCCGTACCAGCATCGCCTGCGCGCCGGTGTGCCAGAACATCATCATGATGGGCGATGATCCGGCCTTTTCTGGCCAAGCCGTGGCTTCGTCCAGCATCATGAGCTCGATGGGCAACTAG
- a CDS encoding TadE/TadG family type IV pilus assembly protein, with protein sequence MATGLGSLIGRALFGQGRRRFLRDQRGATAVEFGLLALPFFAIIGAILETSVVFLSGQVLESAVQDTSRYIRTGQAQGVIVTAADFKAQVCSRLYGMFGDCSGLHVEVQTINDFNTMPISAPVDWNCVSNCQWNRPETYTIGAGSSIVVVQVYYKWPIILSLGDMTLANLPEQKRLLATATVFRNEPYS encoded by the coding sequence ATGGCCACTGGATTGGGATCATTGATCGGACGGGCGCTGTTCGGCCAGGGGCGGCGGCGCTTCCTGCGCGATCAGCGTGGCGCCACGGCCGTCGAATTCGGTCTCCTGGCTTTGCCCTTTTTTGCCATTATCGGCGCCATTCTCGAAACCTCGGTTGTATTCCTGTCCGGTCAGGTGCTGGAAAGCGCCGTGCAGGATACCAGCCGCTATATTCGCACCGGGCAGGCCCAGGGCGTCATCGTAACGGCAGCCGACTTCAAGGCCCAGGTGTGCAGTCGCCTCTACGGCATGTTCGGCGATTGCAGCGGCCTGCATGTCGAGGTGCAGACCATCAACGATTTCAACACGATGCCCATATCCGCGCCCGTCGACTGGAATTGCGTCAGCAATTGCCAGTGGAACAGGCCGGAGACCTATACCATTGGGGCGGGCTCAAGCATCGTGGTGGTGCAGGTCTATTACAAGTGGCCCATCATCCTGTCGCTGGGCGACATGACCCTGGCCAATCTGCCCGAACAGAAACGACTGCTGGCAACCGCCACCGTGTTCCGCAACGAGCCCTATAGTTGA
- a CDS encoding TadE/TadG family type IV pilus assembly protein, with the protein MGMRATWRHWARSFKRAESGVAAVEFALILPIMLMLYVGMVEGSALISMDRKVQTVSGAVGDLVARSNGAISIGTLDNYVKIASGIMTPYPTSDLVQIVTQVHVDTAGKATVDWSQRYVGQVRQSTGAHTKGAVYPLPAQVVAIAKGEYVIVTESGLAYTPLYGIIFDSAVNLYRENFFMPRFREPILLN; encoded by the coding sequence ATGGGGATGCGTGCCACATGGCGCCATTGGGCGCGGTCGTTCAAACGCGCGGAGAGCGGCGTCGCCGCCGTGGAATTCGCGCTGATCCTGCCCATCATGCTAATGCTCTATGTCGGCATGGTGGAGGGTAGCGCCCTGATTTCCATGGACCGCAAGGTGCAGACGGTTTCGGGCGCCGTGGGCGATCTGGTGGCCCGCTCCAACGGCGCCATCAGCATCGGTACGCTGGACAATTACGTCAAGATCGCCAGCGGCATCATGACACCGTACCCCACCAGCGACCTGGTGCAGATCGTGACGCAGGTTCATGTCGATACTGCGGGCAAAGCCACCGTGGACTGGTCGCAGCGCTATGTGGGACAGGTCCGTCAGAGCACGGGCGCCCATACCAAGGGCGCCGTCTATCCCCTGCCAGCCCAAGTCGTGGCCATTGCCAAGGGGGAATATGTCATCGTCACCGAGAGCGGCCTGGCCTATACGCCACTCTACGGCATCATCTTTGACTCGGCGGTCAACCTCTACCGCGAAAACTTCTTCATGCCGCGCTTCCGCGAGCCGATACTGCTCAACTAG